One genomic window of Solanum stenotomum isolate F172 chromosome 9, ASM1918654v1, whole genome shotgun sequence includes the following:
- the LOC125877546 gene encoding uncharacterized protein LOC125877546: protein MTNMFNLRKNHPSSHPTIWTISPHPIPTHTLSQQLSPTRLNFDALQYEGIHDKMEKSKLDAMQQKMHDLEKKVNGGLNSKLVPDLSYKKLCLHPEVKLPSGFKIPKFNMFDGHGDPIAHLKDFCSRLVGLENDEPLLMRLFIQSLSGIAFTWYVKQDFDKWLAWEDMARDFVEQYKFNTKNDPTLLDLLEVRKSSHESFEEYVIRWRMEASKIRHLPNEEELVQTLIRSLDGIYYKTLYFVGIQSFDSLIRIGKELEYGIQSGRIIDEQTSLQVLKNPLDERNNDASTSIPLKQNNQNTEQVHAIFDSCDTRFKPRVSQHKVRKPRTFTPLMETLTSIFQRLWAKGLLKPREGWIPKHSSSTLDLSKNCAYHSNIQGHDTEECPALKNKIQNMIENGKIIVQHGPLNNSCDPVTANAVIIQGDPTRLNSRHLTRKRKSH, encoded by the coding sequence ATGACAAATATGTTCAACCTTCGAAAAAATCACCCCTCTTCTCATCCAACAATCTGGACTATCTCTCCTCATCCTATTCCTACTCACACCCTCTCTCAACAATTATCTCCAACACGCCTCAACTTTGATGCTTTGCAATATGAGGGAATACATGACAAAATGGAGAAGTCTAAGTTAGATGCAATGCAACAAAAAATGCATGACTTGGAGAAGAAGGTGAATGGAGGACTAAACTCAAAACTTGTTCCTGACCTGAGTTATAAGAAATTATGTCTGCACCCAGAAGTTAAATTGCCATCAGGATTCAAAATTCCAAAATTCAACATGTTTGATGGGCATGGAGACCCAATTGCACACCTCAAGGACTTCTGCAGCAGATTAGTTGGCTTAGAAAATGATGAACCTCTCCTGATGAGGTTATTTATTCAAAGCTTATCAGGAATAGCCTTCACCTGGTACGTCAAGCAAGACTTTGACAAATGGCTCGCATGGGAAGACATGGCTCGAGACTTTGTAGAGCAATACAAGTTTAACACTAAGAATGATCCTACATTATTGGACTTGCTCGAAGTAAGGAAATCGAGTCATGAATCTTTTGAGGAATATGTCATACGATGGAGAATGGAAGCGTCCAAGATACGTCATTTACCGAATGAAGAAGAGTTGGTCCAAACTCTCATCAGATCACTTGATGGTATATACTACAAGACTCTGTACTTCGTAGGTATTCAAAGCTTCGACAGTCTAATTCGAATTGGAAAGGAATTGGAATATGGCATTCAGTCTGGGAGAATTATTGATGAACAAACTTCTCTACAAGTTTTGAAAAATCCATTGGACGAAAGAAACAATGATGCATCAACCTCTATACCTCTGAAACAAAACAATCAGAATACTGAACAAGTTCATGCTATCTTTGATTCATGTGACACGCGTTTCAAGCCGCGAGTATCTCAACATAAAGTAAGGAAACCTCGTACCTTTACTCCCTTAATGGAAACTTTAACTAGCATTTTTCAAAGATTATGGGCTAAAGGACTTTTGAAGCCAAGAGAAGGGTGGATTCCTAAGCACTCTTCTTCAACTTTGGATCTATCCAAGAACTGTGCGTATCATTCAAATATTCAAGGTCACGACACCGAGGAATGTCCAGCATTGAAAAATAAGATCCAGAATATGattgaaaatggaaaaattatagTGCAACACGGACCACTAAACAACAGTTGTGATCCTGTTACAGCGAATGCAGTCATTATTCAAGGAGATCCTACAAGGCTAAACTCAAGACATTTGACAAGGAAGCGCAAATCGCATTAA